The nucleotide window TTGGGCTCTGAGGATGCAGTTAATCAAGCTCTTGAACATGGCACAATTGCGAATGCAAATTTGGAATATACACGGAAGCAGCCTATTCGAGAATTAAAAACTCCTGgttttttttactatggcatacccaactgtttttattaatggaaaTTGTGACTTAACGGTTCCAAGGTTgagtaaaattaactttgaagaatacatcgaacatatatattattgttctgATAATCGTGTAGCGCGTCATCCatacttaaaatttttcttattgaatATGCGCTTACGAATGCAAGCACTACAGCAGGGTAGCTTTCTTGTTTCCCAACAATTAAATGATGCACATCTCACAATTGCTGAACTGagagataatttacaaaatgacgATGATTCAGTTCCACGAAAAATTATTAGTATTGGAAAAAACCTGGTGAATACTGATCAATACTggagaaaccaaaaaaaaaaagtggaTGCTCTATTGTTTTTCAGACGAAAGGAGTTTGGCGATTTACCGGGCTATTTTGATACCAACAGTTGTGCAGAATTCCATTGGAAACCATTACATGAATTACTTATTAAGTATCATGCcttaataaacaatttaaaagaaGATACTGTGCGGCAACAAATGGAAAACGACAGCAAATTCAAGCGGGAAATGATTCTACAAAATCTTCATATCGTCACACAGTATTTTGATGCAAGGACTATAAATTACTTTGCCACAGTCAACAAGAAAGTGTTTCAATATAATGATAGTTGGTGGCGATATGAATTCGCTAAAGGTCGAGGTGAGATACATGGTCACGCAATTATATCGTCCTCTAAACACGCTCAAAAGGTCAAAACAATCATGGATGGATTGTCGAATGATGTACCTGACTCACAAGCATCCCAAACTGCTGCACAAGAACTTCAAAATTGGTTGCAAACCACAAATGAAGACAGTGATGACATTTTTTCACTTCACTGCATCCTGCTGGGGGGAATGAAATTATAGATACCTCTGGAATTAGAACTTGGGTTCCAAACAAAAATCAATGGCCAACACCAGAAGGGAGTCAAGCTCCTCCAGACCATAACCCATTGGCGCAAGAACTTGCAGATGTCGCTAACCATGAAGGTGGTATAAGAGAGCAACATACTTATCTTGTTAATAGAATAGGTCTTCATAATTGTAATTCCAGTTGTTTGCGTTATCGTCGTAAGAATAATAAGGAAAAGGATACCGCTCCAAAAAAGTACTGTCGTTTTCATTTTGGTGATCTTGatccacaaaccaaaaaaacaagtggCAAAGAGATTCATCCTTTTCATGCTGTCATAACAAAAGGGGAACATCCTAGATATGAGGGACCACGCGATCATCCTCGCCTAATGATGCATGTTAAAACACGTCTGCTTAGTTGGCTAGCAAATTGTGACAGTCAAGTCATTATCGATCAGGATCTTCTGGCTCTTCAAAAATACATTGCTGGTTATGCTTGCAAGGGGGCAGCCTCAACTGAAGATTTGGTACATGTTTATCGGCATCTCATTGAAAACACTGCTGATGGAAGCACTGTTAAAAATTTGGCTCAACGACTACTTCAAAAAATTGCTGGCCTAGTAGATGTACCAGGTGCTGCGGCAGATTTTATTAATAGTGGTGGCCGTTTGACTAGATGTACCAGGAATTTTCGATACATTGGTATCAGTGGCTTCCGAGCATTGGATACGTCTGGTGAAGATGGAACCgttacaaagaatagcacattgGATAAATATTTGAGCGATAAGCGTAGAGAAACTGAGCCAGAAATATCATTATGGAACTGGAGCAAGAAATGTAATTGTACCTGCAAAGTAGATCACGTGCCAGTTTTTACAGGAATATCTACAAAACCTGTTTGGCCTGTTACTGAGGACTATGCAAAAGCTATGCTCGTTATATTTTCTGTTGGAACGTGGCATAATACTGAAGAATTGAAGGGACAACATGAGTCATTTGCTGCTGCTTTGGCTTCCTTTGTTCAAACTGAAAACTGTCCCCCTATATTAATAGATGCATTGAAGGAGGCTAAACAATCATTCGATAAAAAGAGTGAGAGAAAACAAAGTCACACTCGTGTAATCAATAATGAAACCGATAATCAGTCTTCATGTCAATCATCACAATATACAGATGCAAGTTCTCAAAGTTCCCAAAATTCAGTCATTGCACAAATGAACATAGGCAGAGCGATAATGAGAGATATTGCAAGGCATCACGTTGCTGATATCAATGAGCCGGATGTACAACAAGTTCTTCCCAATGGAGGGCCTACATTTGATTGGAATAATTATGCAATTCAAAGTTTTGGTAGTCAATGGCCAATTAATGCTGACACATGGTTACAATCTATATCTGAAGAAGCAGAAAGAAATGAATTGCAGCTGGCTGATGATTGTACCTTACCCCAAATAAACATCTTAAATGCTAATGAATTACAGAGAACAGTCATTGGTATAAATCTTCAGCATTTATTGCAAGTTGCAAAAGGAACTTTGCCAACAGGTACCCAGCCATTACGTTTATTAATACAAGGAACAGCTGGTGTTGGGAAAACATTCATCATTACTGCGCTCACCAGAATCGTTCGGCGTATTTTTAAGCGAAATTCTGCTGTTATGAACTTGGCCCCAACTGGTGCAGCATCAGTCCTCATACCTAATGGTCGCACTATACATTCAATGACTCCACCACCACACAAACTgaaaaaagataagaatttaaattctgtccAGCTTTCTGACTATCCGTTGGGTGATGTATCTCTAAGAAAGCTGAGAAAGTATACAGGTATGCATGAAAACAATGaactgaaattatttcaacttaATATTGATGAACGTAGCATGCAGTCGAAGCTTCTTGTGGCCTGGTGCAGCCAAAGATTATGCGAGGCTACGGGAGactttgataattattatggtGGTGTACCAGCTGTCAATTTCTTTGGTGACCTTGGTCAGCTTGGACCAATTCGTGCTTTGGATCTACATCAGCCACCAAAACACGATGATTCGACAATCAACTTTGCTGGCTATGCAATCTATCGCTCGTTTCAAGATGTTATTGTTCTTACAGAAACAATGCGTCAAGGCCCAGATCAGTTAGCTCTTTTGCAGCGACTACTTAGAATACGTAATGGATCGATCACTCAACAAGACTGGCAAGATATAAATAGTCGTTACGAAGATGCTTTGCCACAAAccgaaaaatgtaacttttcgcATGGTCGCGTCCTTACATTGATGGAAACATGGAATGAAGTTAATGAGGAAAATCACAATAAATTAGCTAGCCTTGGTGTGCCTGTTGCTGTAATTCCATCAAGAGGCCGTGGTAAACACCACTCTTTGACTAATAAGCA belongs to Hydractinia symbiolongicarpus strain clone_291-10 chromosome 1, HSymV2.1, whole genome shotgun sequence and includes:
- the LOC130629802 gene encoding uncharacterized protein LOC130629802, whose protein sequence is MRLRMQALQQGSFLVSQQLNDAHLTIAELRDNLQNDDDSVPRKIISIGKNLVNTDQYWRNQKKKVDALLFFRRKEFGDLPGYFDTNSCAEFHWKPLHELLIKYHALINNLKEDTVRQQMENDSKFKREMILQNLHIVTQYFDARTINYFATVNKKVFQYNDSWWRYEFAKGRGEIHGHAIISSSKHAQKVKTIMDGLSNDVPDSQASQTAAQELQNWLQTTNEDNTSGIRTWVPNKNQWPTPEGSQAPPDHNPLAQELADVANHEGGIREQHTYLVNRIGLHNCNSSCLRYRRKNNKEKDTAPKKYCRFHFGDLDPQTKKTSGKEIHPFHAVITKGEHPRYEGPRDHPRLMMHVKTRLLSWLANCDSQVIIDQDLLALQKYIAGYACKGAASTEDLVHVYRHLIENTADGSTVKNLAQRLLQKIAGLVDVPGAAADFINSGGRLTRCTRNFRYIGISGFRALDTSGEDGTVTKNSTLDKYLSDKRRETEPEISLWNWSKKCNCTCKVDHVPVFTGISTKPVWPVTEDYAKAMLVIFSVGTWHNTEELKGQHESFAAALASFVQTENCPPILIDALKEAKQSFDKKSERKQSHTRVINNETDNQSSCQSSQYTDASSQSSQNSVIAQMNIGRAIMRDIARHHVADINEPDVQQVLPNGGPTFDWNNYAIQSFGSQWPINADTWLQSISEEAERNELQLADDCTLPQINILNANELQRTVIGINLQHLLQVAKGTLPTGTQPLRLLIQGTAGVGKTFIITALTRIVRRIFKRNSAVMNLAPTGAASVLIPNGRTIHSMTPPPHKLKKDKNLNSVQLSDYPLGDVSLRKLRKYTGMHENNELKLFQLNIDERSMQSKLLVAWCSQRLCEATGDFDNYYGGVPAVNFFGDLGQLGPIRALDLHQPPKHDDSTINFAGYAIYRSFQDVIVLTETMRQGPDQLALLQRLLRIRNGSITQQDWQDINSRYEDALPQTEKCNFSHGRVLTLMETWNEVNEENHNKLASLGVPVAVIPSRGRGKHHSLTNKQLGQIPLRSLMAVGATVILTKNQKGLTGLGLNNGAMGKVIAILYSPNMSPPEFPIAVIVDFPNYKGPIWIPEHPTWIPITTVEGRCESNCCSRNGLPLMPGYAITIAKSQGMSIGDGKTAAHMRIKLQQSIQMEKNNLGTAYTAFSRCEKERNWALVEPITQERLLYVNTHPRMKARQEEEQRLKALSNETIKKFDITIVKYINLLKDLDEFCDDDIEDAVCPSPSADCSCIICTSQS